The proteins below are encoded in one region of Streptomyces cyanogenus:
- the serB gene encoding phosphoserine phosphatase SerB translates to MSASQTSASQTPEVPTLLVKIFGKDRPGITAGLFDTLAAYLVDVVDIEQVVTRGRLVLCVLITQPPAGLEGDLRATVHSWAESQRMQAEILSGRGDNRPRGLGRSLVTVLGHPLTAESTAAVAARIAKVGGNIDRIFRLAKYPVTAVEFAVSGVETEPLRTALVSDAAALGVDIAVVAAGLHRRAQRLVVMDVDSTLIQDEVIELFAAHAGCEDQVAEVTAAAMRGELDFEQSLHARVALLKGLDASVVDKVRQEVRLTPGARTLIRTLKRLGYQVGVVSGGFTQVTDDLKERLGLDFAQANTLEIVDGKLTGRVTGEIVDRAGKARLLRRFAAEAGVPLSQTVAIGDGANDLDMLNAAGLGVAFNAKPVVREAAHTAVNFPFLDTVLYLLGVTREEVEAADMHDED, encoded by the coding sequence ATGAGCGCTTCGCAGACCTCCGCTTCGCAGACCCCCGAGGTCCCCACCCTCCTCGTCAAGATCTTCGGCAAGGACAGGCCGGGCATCACGGCCGGTCTCTTCGACACGCTTGCGGCCTACCTCGTCGACGTGGTCGACATCGAGCAGGTCGTCACCCGGGGCCGCCTGGTGCTGTGCGTGCTGATCACGCAGCCGCCGGCCGGCCTGGAGGGTGATCTCCGGGCCACCGTGCACAGCTGGGCCGAGTCGCAGAGGATGCAGGCGGAGATCCTCTCCGGGCGCGGCGACAACCGTCCGCGCGGTCTCGGACGCTCGCTGGTGACCGTGCTCGGCCACCCGCTCACCGCCGAGTCGACGGCAGCCGTCGCCGCGCGGATCGCCAAGGTGGGCGGCAACATCGACCGTATCTTCCGGCTCGCCAAGTACCCGGTGACGGCAGTGGAGTTCGCCGTCTCCGGTGTGGAGACCGAGCCGCTGCGCACGGCTCTGGTGTCCGACGCGGCGGCACTGGGTGTCGACATCGCGGTGGTCGCGGCGGGCCTGCACCGGCGTGCCCAGCGGCTGGTGGTCATGGACGTGGACTCGACCCTGATCCAGGACGAGGTCATCGAGCTGTTCGCCGCGCACGCCGGCTGCGAGGACCAGGTCGCCGAGGTGACGGCGGCGGCGATGCGCGGGGAGCTGGACTTCGAGCAGTCGCTGCACGCGCGCGTGGCGCTGCTGAAGGGGCTGGACGCGTCGGTGGTGGACAAGGTGCGCCAGGAGGTCCGGCTGACCCCGGGCGCGCGCACGCTGATCCGTACCCTGAAGCGCCTCGGCTACCAGGTGGGGGTGGTCTCCGGCGGGTTCACCCAGGTCACCGACGACCTGAAGGAGCGGCTGGGCCTGGACTTCGCGCAGGCCAACACCCTGGAGATCGTCGACGGCAAGCTGACCGGCCGGGTCACCGGCGAGATCGTGGACCGGGCGGGCAAGGCTCGGCTGCTGCGCCGGTTCGCCGCGGAGGCCGGGGTGCCGCTGTCGCAGACGGTGGCGATCGGCGACGGCGCCAACGACCTGGACATGCTGAACGCGGCCGGCCTGGGCGTGGCCTTCAACGCCAAGCCGGTGGTGCGCGAGGCCGCGCACACGGCGGTGAACTTCCCCTTCCTCGACACGGTGCTCTACCTGCTCGGCGTCACCCGGGAAGAGGTCGAGGCCGCCGACATGCACGACGAGGACTGA
- a CDS encoding SixA phosphatase family protein produces MSVAEPRRIVLFRHAKADWPQVPDHERPLAERGRTDAAVAGRKLADTGITFDLALCSTATRTRETWKLAVHELAHRPKTVYEERIYEASPGELIAVLNELPDEAQHVILIGHNPGVHGLADILAGSAEDEARERMNRRGFPAAAFALLTFDGPWKGLEPAVARLTDYWAPSE; encoded by the coding sequence ATGAGCGTCGCAGAACCCCGCAGGATCGTCCTCTTCCGGCATGCGAAAGCCGACTGGCCCCAGGTCCCCGACCACGAGCGCCCGCTCGCCGAGCGGGGCCGCACGGACGCCGCCGTCGCCGGACGCAAGCTGGCCGACACCGGCATCACCTTCGACCTGGCCCTGTGCTCCACGGCGACCCGCACCCGCGAGACCTGGAAGCTCGCCGTGCACGAGCTGGCCCACCGGCCGAAAACCGTCTACGAGGAGCGGATCTACGAGGCCTCTCCCGGCGAGCTGATCGCCGTGCTCAACGAGCTCCCGGACGAGGCGCAGCACGTGATCCTGATCGGCCACAACCCCGGCGTGCACGGCCTGGCCGACATCCTGGCCGGTTCGGCCGAGGACGAGGCCCGCGAACGGATGAACCGCAGGGGCTTCCCCGCCGCCGCTTTCGCGCTGCTGACCTTCGACGGCCCGTGGAAGGGCCTGGAGCCCGCCGTGGCCAGGCTCACGGACTACTGGGCACCTTCCGAGTGA
- a CDS encoding SGM_5486 family transporter-associated protein, translated as MQPVLDPNPQNGQKKMLLVFGAFLAIFVIIAVVATLASP; from the coding sequence ATGCAGCCTGTGCTCGACCCGAACCCGCAGAACGGCCAGAAGAAGATGCTGCTCGTCTTCGGCGCGTTCCTCGCCATCTTCGTGATCATCGCCGTCGTGGCGACGCTCGCGTCCCCCTGA
- a CDS encoding CynX/NimT family MFS transporter, producing the protein MSSAERGTPGVPSPQERGAERTRAWATRLVVAGIVLSALNLRPAITSLGALLEEVRDGLGMSGSVAGLLTSVPPLCFAVFGVTAPRLARRFGPAAVVCAGMAAITAGLLIRPYLGGTAGFLAASALALMGIAVSNVLMPVIVKRWFPDRVGSMTGLYSMALALGTSVAAAVTVPLADALGGGWQGGLTVWAALAAAAVLPWLPLVRERGTARPQEPEHGAAPRHAPLRITRSRTAWALAVFFGLQATAAYVTMGWMPQIFRDAGVPAGTAGVLLAVTMVMGVPLAFVIPRVATRLPQQGPIALVLGACGLAGYAGLYLAPAGGAWVWALLLGVSNCAFPLALTMVGMRARSGPGVAQLSAFAQSTGYLISIPGPLLVGVLYQHSGGWGLPIALMAALMVPQMAVGFLAGRDRTVEDEVTR; encoded by the coding sequence ATGTCGTCGGCCGAACGCGGTACGCCCGGCGTACCGAGCCCCCAGGAGCGCGGCGCGGAGCGCACGCGCGCGTGGGCGACCCGGCTGGTCGTCGCCGGCATCGTGCTCTCCGCGCTGAACCTCCGCCCGGCCATCACCAGCCTCGGCGCGCTCCTGGAGGAGGTCCGCGACGGGCTCGGCATGAGCGGCAGCGTGGCCGGCCTGCTGACCTCGGTGCCCCCGCTGTGCTTCGCCGTCTTCGGCGTCACCGCCCCCCGCCTGGCCCGCCGCTTCGGGCCGGCCGCCGTGGTGTGCGCCGGCATGGCCGCCATCACCGCCGGCCTGCTCATCCGGCCGTACCTCGGCGGCACGGCCGGATTCCTGGCCGCCAGCGCGCTCGCCCTGATGGGCATCGCCGTCAGCAACGTCCTGATGCCGGTCATCGTCAAGCGCTGGTTCCCCGACCGGGTCGGCTCCATGACCGGCCTGTACTCGATGGCCCTCGCCCTCGGCACCTCCGTCGCCGCCGCGGTGACCGTGCCCCTGGCCGACGCCCTGGGCGGCGGCTGGCAGGGCGGCCTGACCGTGTGGGCGGCCCTCGCCGCCGCCGCCGTGCTGCCCTGGCTGCCGCTCGTCCGCGAGCGCGGCACCGCCCGGCCGCAGGAGCCGGAGCACGGCGCGGCCCCCCGGCACGCACCGCTGCGGATCACCCGCAGCCGCACCGCCTGGGCGCTCGCGGTCTTCTTCGGCCTCCAGGCCACCGCGGCCTACGTCACCATGGGCTGGATGCCGCAGATCTTCCGGGACGCCGGTGTCCCCGCGGGCACCGCGGGCGTGCTCCTCGCCGTCACCATGGTGATGGGCGTGCCGCTCGCCTTCGTCATCCCGCGGGTCGCCACCCGGCTGCCCCAGCAGGGGCCGATCGCGCTCGTCCTGGGCGCCTGCGGCCTCGCCGGGTACGCCGGGCTGTACCTCGCCCCGGCCGGCGGCGCCTGGGTCTGGGCGCTGCTGCTCGGCGTGTCCAACTGCGCCTTCCCGCTCGCGCTGACCATGGTCGGCATGCGGGCCCGCAGCGGACCGGGCGTGGCCCAGCTGTCCGCGTTCGCGCAGAGCACCGGCTATCTGATCTCCATCCCCGGCCCGCTGCTGGTCGGCGTGCTCTACCAGCACAGCGGCGGCTGGGGGCTGCCGATCGCCCTCATGGCGGCCCTCATGGTGCCGCAGATGGCGGTGGGCTTCCTGGCGGGCCGCGACCGCACGGTGGAGGACGAGGTGACACGCTGA
- a CDS encoding FadR/GntR family transcriptional regulator: MPLSHPRRSALSEQVIAALRTQITSGEWPVGSRIPTEPELVEQLGVARNTVREAVRALAHNGLLDIRQGSGTYVVATSELAGVMHRRFAGADPRHIAELRSTLESAAAKLAAERRTEKDLKQLDTLLSRREEAWKSGDAEAFVTADATFHLAVVAASHNDVMTAMYADLGEVMREWLRADVGAELTPETHMDHTRLVDAIRAGDAETAAAEAASYPFLCDPGRLTAPSGG; this comes from the coding sequence ATGCCCTTGAGCCACCCGCGCCGGTCGGCGCTGTCCGAGCAGGTCATCGCCGCACTGCGCACGCAGATCACCTCCGGCGAGTGGCCGGTCGGCTCGCGCATCCCGACCGAGCCGGAACTGGTCGAGCAGCTCGGGGTCGCGCGCAACACCGTCCGGGAGGCCGTCCGCGCGCTCGCGCACAACGGCCTGCTGGACATCCGCCAGGGCTCGGGCACGTACGTCGTGGCCACCAGCGAGCTGGCCGGCGTGATGCACCGCCGGTTCGCCGGCGCCGACCCGCGGCACATCGCCGAACTGCGGTCCACGCTGGAGTCGGCCGCGGCGAAGCTGGCCGCCGAACGGCGCACCGAGAAGGACCTCAAGCAGCTGGACACGCTGCTGTCGCGCCGCGAGGAGGCCTGGAAGAGCGGCGACGCGGAGGCCTTCGTGACGGCCGACGCCACCTTCCACCTGGCCGTGGTGGCCGCCTCCCACAACGACGTGATGACCGCGATGTACGCCGATCTCGGCGAGGTCATGCGGGAATGGCTGCGCGCGGACGTCGGGGCGGAGCTGACGCCGGAGACCCACATGGACCACACGCGCCTGGTCGACGCGATCCGCGCGGGCGACGCGGAGACGGCGGCGGCGGAGGCCGCGAGCTATCCGTTCCTGTGCGATCCGGGCCGGCTCACCGCGCCTTCTGGTGGCTGA
- the fabI gene encoding enoyl-ACP reductase FabI yields the protein MSGILEGKRILVTGVLMESSIAFHVAKLAQEQGAEIILTAFPRPTLTERIAKKLPKPTKVIELDVTNEEHLARLADVVGEELGGLDGIVHSIGFAPQDALGGNFLNTPFESVATAMHVSAFSLKALTMACLPLMQNGGSVVGLTFDAQYAWPQYDWMGPAKAALEATNRYMARDLGKQNIRCNLISAGPIGSMAAKSIPGFAELASVWDTRSPLEWDLKDPEPAGRGVVALLSDWFPKTTGEIIHVDGGLHAIGA from the coding sequence ATGAGCGGAATTCTCGAGGGCAAGCGCATCCTGGTCACCGGTGTGCTGATGGAGTCCTCCATCGCCTTCCACGTCGCCAAGCTCGCCCAGGAGCAGGGCGCCGAGATCATCCTGACCGCGTTCCCGCGGCCCACGCTGACCGAGCGCATCGCCAAGAAGCTGCCGAAGCCGACCAAGGTCATCGAGCTGGACGTGACGAACGAGGAGCACCTCGCGCGCCTGGCCGACGTCGTCGGCGAGGAGCTCGGCGGCCTCGACGGCATCGTCCACTCCATCGGCTTCGCCCCGCAGGACGCCCTCGGCGGCAACTTCCTGAACACGCCGTTCGAGTCGGTGGCCACCGCCATGCACGTCTCGGCGTTCTCCCTGAAGGCGCTGACCATGGCCTGCCTGCCGCTGATGCAGAACGGCGGCTCGGTCGTCGGCCTCACCTTCGACGCCCAGTACGCCTGGCCGCAGTACGACTGGATGGGCCCGGCCAAGGCCGCCCTGGAGGCCACCAACCGCTACATGGCGCGCGACCTGGGCAAGCAGAACATCCGCTGCAACCTCATCTCGGCGGGCCCGATCGGCTCCATGGCCGCCAAGTCCATCCCGGGCTTCGCGGAGCTGGCGTCCGTGTGGGACACCCGTTCCCCGCTGGAGTGGGACCTGAAGGACCCGGAGCCGGCCGGCCGCGGTGTCGTCGCCCTGCTGAGCGACTGGTTCCCGAAGACCACGGGCGAGATCATCCACGTCGACGGCGGTCTGCACGCCATCGGCGCCTGA
- the fabG gene encoding 3-oxoacyl-[acyl-carrier-protein] reductase translates to MSRSVLVTGGNRGIGLAIARAFADAGDKVAITYRSGEPPAGFLAVRCDITDPEQVEQAYKEIEDQHGPVEVLVANAGVTKDQLLMRMSEEDFTSVIDTNLTGTFRVVKRANRGMLRAKRGRVILISSVVGLLGSAGQANYAASKAALVGFARSLARELGSRNITFNVVAPGFVDTDMTKALTEQQREGIVSQVPLGRYAQPEEIAAAVRFLASDDASYITGAVIPVDGGLGMGH, encoded by the coding sequence TTGAGCCGCTCGGTTCTCGTCACCGGAGGCAACCGGGGCATCGGCCTCGCCATCGCCCGCGCATTCGCCGATGCCGGCGACAAGGTCGCGATCACGTACCGCTCGGGTGAGCCGCCGGCCGGCTTCCTGGCCGTCAGGTGCGACATCACCGACCCGGAGCAGGTGGAGCAGGCCTACAAGGAGATCGAGGACCAGCACGGTCCCGTCGAGGTCCTGGTCGCCAACGCCGGCGTCACCAAGGACCAGCTCCTGATGCGCATGTCCGAGGAGGACTTCACCTCGGTCATCGACACCAACCTCACCGGAACCTTCCGCGTCGTCAAGCGTGCCAACCGGGGCATGCTGCGCGCCAAGAGGGGCCGGGTCATACTGATCTCCTCCGTGGTCGGCCTGCTCGGCTCGGCGGGGCAGGCGAACTACGCCGCCTCCAAGGCCGCCCTGGTCGGCTTCGCGCGTTCCCTCGCCCGGGAGCTGGGCTCGCGCAACATCACCTTCAACGTCGTCGCGCCCGGCTTCGTCGACACCGACATGACCAAGGCGCTCACCGAGCAGCAGCGCGAGGGGATCGTCTCGCAGGTGCCGCTCGGCCGTTACGCGCAGCCGGAGGAGATCGCCGCGGCGGTGCGGTTCCTCGCCTCGGACGACGCCTCGTACATCACTGGAGCCGTCATCCCCGTTGACGGCGGACTGGGAATGGGTCACTGA
- a CDS encoding TldD/PmbA family protein: protein MPHSIDEAFTALPLRALADAALARARALGAEHADFRFERVRSASWRLRDAKPAGSSDTTDLGYAVRVVHGGTWGFASGVDLTMDAAARVASQAVAMAKLSAQVIKAAGSQERVELADEPVHADRTWVSSYEIDPFSVPDEEKSALLAEWSNRLLAANGVDHVDASLLTVHENKFYADTAGTVTTQQRVRLHPQLTAVSVDESSGEFDSMRTLAPPVGRGWEYLTRTGWDWDGELERIPELLAEKMRAPSVEPGLYDLVIDPSNLWLTIHESIGHATELDRALGYEAAYAGTSFATFDQLGKLRYGSELMNVTGDRTAEHGLATIGYDDEGVEAQSWDLVKDGTLVGYQLDRRIARLTGFERSNGCAYADSPAHVPVQRMANVSLRPDPAGLSTEDLIGGVDRGIYVVGDRSWSIDMQRYNFQFTGQRFFRIENGRIAGQLKDVAYQATTTDFWGSMAAVGGPQTYVLGGAFNCGKAQPGQVAAVSHGCPSALFKGVNILNTTQEAGR from the coding sequence GTGCCTCATTCCATCGACGAAGCCTTCACGGCGCTTCCCCTACGGGCCCTCGCCGACGCCGCGCTCGCACGCGCGCGGGCGCTCGGGGCCGAGCACGCGGACTTCCGGTTCGAGCGGGTGCGCAGCGCGTCCTGGCGGCTGCGGGACGCCAAGCCCGCCGGATCGTCGGACACCACCGACCTCGGGTACGCGGTCCGGGTCGTGCACGGCGGCACATGGGGCTTCGCCTCCGGGGTGGACCTGACCATGGACGCCGCCGCCCGGGTGGCCTCGCAGGCGGTGGCCATGGCCAAGCTGTCCGCGCAGGTGATCAAGGCCGCGGGGTCCCAGGAGCGGGTGGAGCTGGCCGACGAGCCGGTGCACGCCGACCGGACGTGGGTCTCGTCGTACGAGATCGACCCGTTCTCGGTGCCGGACGAGGAGAAGTCGGCGCTGCTCGCGGAGTGGAGCAACCGGCTGCTGGCCGCGAACGGCGTCGACCACGTGGACGCCTCGCTGCTCACCGTCCACGAGAACAAGTTCTACGCCGATACGGCCGGGACCGTGACGACCCAGCAGCGGGTGCGGCTGCATCCGCAGCTGACGGCGGTGTCGGTCGACGAGTCGAGCGGCGAGTTCGACTCGATGCGCACCCTCGCCCCGCCGGTGGGCCGCGGCTGGGAGTACCTGACCAGGACCGGCTGGGACTGGGACGGCGAGCTGGAGCGGATCCCCGAGCTGCTCGCCGAGAAGATGCGGGCGCCGAGCGTGGAGCCGGGTCTGTACGACCTGGTGATCGACCCGTCCAACCTGTGGCTGACCATCCACGAGTCCATCGGGCACGCCACCGAACTGGACCGCGCCCTCGGCTACGAGGCGGCCTACGCCGGCACCTCCTTCGCCACCTTCGACCAGCTGGGCAAGCTGAGGTACGGCTCCGAGCTGATGAACGTCACCGGCGACCGCACCGCCGAGCACGGCCTCGCCACCATCGGCTACGACGACGAGGGCGTCGAGGCGCAGTCCTGGGACCTGGTGAAGGACGGCACGCTGGTCGGCTACCAGCTGGACCGGCGGATCGCCCGGCTGACCGGGTTCGAGCGGTCCAACGGGTGCGCGTACGCCGACTCGCCGGCGCACGTTCCGGTGCAGCGCATGGCCAACGTGTCCCTGCGACCGGATCCGGCCGGGCTGTCCACCGAGGACCTGATCGGGGGCGTCGACCGGGGCATCTACGTCGTCGGCGACCGGTCCTGGTCGATCGACATGCAGCGCTACAACTTCCAGTTCACCGGCCAGCGGTTCTTCAGGATCGAGAACGGGCGGATCGCCGGGCAGCTGAAGGACGTCGCCTACCAGGCCACGACCACGGACTTCTGGGGCTCCATGGCCGCCGTGGGCGGACCGCAGACCTATGTCCTCGGCGGTGCCTTCAACTGCGGCAAGGCCCAGCCGGGCCAGGTGGCCGCCGTGTCGCACGGGTGCCCGTCCGCCCTCTTCAAGGGCGTCAACATCCTCAACACCACCCAGGAGGCCGGCCGATGA
- a CDS encoding TldD/PmbA family protein, with the protein MSAPTTKPHEIVEQALALSRADGCVVIADEHSTANLRWAGNALTTNGVTRGRTLTVIATVDGKEGTASGVVSRSAVTADELEPLVRAAEAAARGAGPAEDAQPLVGGVQESPDFTDAPAETSSAVFADFAPALGEAFARARAGGRELYGFANHELVSTYLGTSTGLRLRHDQPTGTLELNAKSPDGARSAWAGRSTRDFKDVDPGALDAELAVRLGWAERRVELPAGRYETLLPPTAVADLLIYQLWSASGRDAAEGRTVFSKPGGGTRVGERLSELPLTLRSDPNEPGLECPPFVVAHSSGGDQSVFDNGLPTHATEWIDRGVLKHLTTTRHSAGLTGLPVAPVLGNLILDGGDDRSLAEMVAGTERGLLLTCLWYIREVDPATLLLTGLTRDGVYLVENGEVTGQVNNFRFNESPVNLLGRATEAGRTEKTLPREWSDWFTRAAMPALRIPDFNMSSVSQGV; encoded by the coding sequence ATGAGCGCCCCCACCACCAAGCCGCACGAGATCGTCGAGCAGGCGCTCGCGCTGTCCCGCGCCGACGGCTGTGTCGTCATCGCCGACGAGCACTCCACCGCCAACCTGCGCTGGGCGGGCAACGCGCTCACCACCAACGGCGTGACCCGGGGCCGTACGCTCACGGTGATCGCGACCGTGGACGGCAAGGAGGGCACCGCCTCCGGTGTGGTGTCCCGGTCCGCGGTCACCGCGGACGAGCTGGAGCCCCTGGTGCGGGCCGCCGAGGCCGCCGCGCGCGGCGCCGGGCCCGCCGAGGACGCGCAGCCGCTGGTCGGCGGGGTGCAGGAGTCCCCCGACTTCACGGACGCGCCCGCCGAGACCTCCTCCGCCGTGTTCGCCGACTTCGCCCCGGCCCTCGGCGAGGCCTTCGCCCGCGCGCGGGCCGGCGGCCGGGAGCTGTACGGCTTCGCCAACCACGAGCTGGTGTCGACGTACCTGGGGACGTCCACCGGGCTGCGCCTCAGGCACGACCAGCCCACCGGCACGCTGGAGCTGAACGCCAAGTCGCCGGACGGTGCGCGCTCGGCGTGGGCCGGCCGGTCCACCCGGGACTTCAAGGACGTCGACCCGGGGGCGCTCGACGCCGAGCTGGCCGTACGGCTCGGCTGGGCGGAGCGGCGCGTGGAGCTGCCCGCGGGCCGCTACGAGACGCTGCTGCCGCCCACCGCCGTGGCGGACCTGCTGATCTACCAGCTGTGGTCGGCGTCGGGCCGGGACGCGGCCGAGGGCCGGACGGTGTTCTCCAAGCCGGGCGGCGGCACCCGGGTCGGCGAGCGGCTGAGCGAGCTGCCGCTGACCCTGCGCAGCGACCCGAACGAGCCCGGTCTCGAATGCCCGCCCTTCGTCGTCGCCCACTCCTCCGGCGGCGACCAGTCGGTGTTCGACAACGGGCTGCCGACCCACGCCACCGAGTGGATCGACCGGGGCGTACTCAAGCACCTGACCACCACACGGCACAGCGCGGGCCTGACCGGGCTGCCGGTCGCCCCGGTGCTCGGCAACCTGATCCTGGACGGCGGCGACGACCGCTCCCTGGCGGAGATGGTCGCGGGCACCGAACGCGGGCTGCTGCTGACCTGCCTGTGGTACATCCGCGAGGTCGACCCGGCCACGCTGCTGCTGACGGGCCTGACCCGGGACGGCGTCTATCTCGTGGAGAACGGGGAGGTGACCGGACAGGTGAACAATTTCCGGTTCAACGAGTCTCCGGTGAACCTGCTGGGCCGGGCCACCGAGGCCGGGCGGACGGAGAAGACGCTGCCGCGCGAGTGGAGCGACTGGTTCACCCGGGCCGCGATGCCCGCGCTGCGCATCCCCGATTTCAACATGAGCTCTGTCAGTCAGGGCGTATAA
- the tyrS gene encoding tyrosine--tRNA ligase — protein sequence MTDIVDELKWRGLIALSTDEDALRKAFADGPVTFYCGFDPTAPSLHLGNLVQILTMRRIQEAGNRPLALVGGATGLIGDPKPTAERTLNAPEVVAGWVERLRAQIEPLLHFDGPNAAVMVNNLDWTQGLSAIEFLRDIGKHFRVNKMIAKEAVSRRLNSDAGISYTEFSYQILQGMDFLELYRRHGCTLQTGGSDQWGNLTSGTDLIHRVEPEAVVHALGTPLITKADGTKFGKTESGTVWLDPEMTTPYAFYQFWVNADDRDVSKFLRIFSFRSREEIEELERQTEERPQARAAQRALAEELTTLVHGAEQTAAVIAASRALFGQGELADLDERTLAAALSEVPHIQVTEPAPVVDLLAEVGLVASKSAARRTVKEGGAYVNNVKVVAEDAVPSAGDLIHGRWLVLRRGKKNLAAVEVTGV from the coding sequence GTGACGGACATCGTCGACGAGCTGAAGTGGCGGGGGCTCATCGCCCTCTCCACGGACGAGGACGCACTGCGCAAGGCGTTCGCGGACGGCCCCGTCACGTTCTATTGCGGCTTCGACCCGACCGCGCCCAGCCTGCACCTCGGCAACCTGGTGCAGATCCTGACGATGCGCCGCATCCAGGAGGCGGGCAACCGTCCGCTGGCGCTGGTCGGCGGTGCCACGGGGCTCATCGGCGACCCGAAGCCCACGGCCGAGCGCACGCTGAACGCGCCGGAGGTCGTCGCCGGCTGGGTGGAGCGGCTGCGCGCCCAGATCGAGCCGCTGCTCCACTTCGACGGGCCGAACGCCGCGGTGATGGTCAACAACCTGGACTGGACCCAGGGCCTGTCGGCGATCGAGTTCCTGCGGGACATCGGCAAGCACTTCCGGGTCAACAAGATGATCGCCAAGGAGGCCGTCTCCCGGCGGCTCAACTCCGACGCGGGCATCAGCTACACCGAGTTCAGCTACCAGATCCTGCAGGGCATGGACTTCCTGGAGCTGTACCGGCGGCACGGCTGCACCCTGCAGACCGGCGGCAGCGACCAGTGGGGCAACCTCACCTCGGGCACGGACCTGATCCACCGGGTCGAGCCCGAGGCCGTGGTGCACGCGCTGGGCACCCCGCTGATCACCAAGGCGGACGGCACCAAGTTCGGCAAGACCGAGTCCGGCACGGTGTGGCTCGACCCCGAGATGACCACGCCGTACGCGTTCTACCAGTTCTGGGTCAACGCGGACGACCGGGACGTCTCCAAGTTCCTGCGTATCTTCAGCTTCCGCTCCCGTGAGGAGATCGAGGAGCTGGAGCGGCAGACGGAGGAGCGTCCGCAGGCCCGGGCGGCGCAGCGGGCGCTGGCCGAGGAGCTGACGACGCTGGTGCACGGCGCCGAGCAGACGGCCGCGGTGATCGCCGCGTCCCGCGCCCTCTTCGGGCAGGGGGAGCTCGCGGACCTGGACGAGCGGACGCTGGCGGCGGCGCTGTCCGAGGTGCCGCACATCCAGGTCACCGAGCCGGCTCCGGTGGTGGACCTGCTCGCCGAGGTCGGGCTGGTCGCCAGCAAGTCCGCCGCGCGGCGGACCGTGAAGGAGGGCGGGGCGTACGTGAACAACGTGAAGGTGGTGGCCGAGGACGCGGTGCCTTCCGCCGGGGATCTGATTCACGGGCGGTGGCTGGTGCTGCGGCGCGGGAAGAAGAATCTGGCCGCCGTCGAGGTCACGGGCGTCTGA
- a CDS encoding GlsB/YeaQ/YmgE family stress response membrane protein produces the protein MGWLWAIIVGFVLGLIAKAVIPGKQHSPLWLTTICGMLGAIVGNAVARAVGVGATPGIDWSRHVFQLVAAIIIVAAVDALYMATLGKRKQQRA, from the coding sequence ATGGGCTGGTTGTGGGCGATCATCGTGGGATTCGTGCTGGGCCTGATCGCCAAGGCGGTCATTCCGGGCAAGCAGCACAGCCCCCTGTGGCTCACCACCATCTGCGGCATGCTGGGCGCCATCGTGGGCAACGCGGTCGCCCGCGCGGTCGGCGTGGGGGCGACCCCGGGCATCGACTGGAGCCGGCACGTCTTCCAGCTCGTGGCCGCCATCATCATCGTCGCGGCGGTGGACGCCCTGTACATGGCGACGCTGGGCAAGAGGAAGCAGCAGCGGGCCTGA
- a CDS encoding DUF3099 domain-containing protein produces the protein MRKQHGGNVQVFRITGARTGLAEDVRGRQRRYVISMSIRTVSVILAASLWNVERYVAIVALVLGAVLPYIAVVVANAGRERPPSLPSTFVTTPMRPMIPPSVAEDEEAESARESVRASERQSAPRPGQRSAPEDVPSHPAGGVRGERPDPV, from the coding sequence ATGCGGAAACAACACGGCGGGAACGTCCAGGTGTTCCGGATCACCGGTGCCCGGACCGGACTCGCCGAGGATGTCCGGGGCCGGCAGCGGCGGTACGTGATCTCGATGTCGATCCGTACCGTGTCGGTGATCCTCGCGGCCTCGCTGTGGAACGTCGAGCGGTACGTCGCGATCGTCGCACTGGTGCTCGGTGCCGTCCTCCCCTACATCGCCGTGGTGGTGGCCAACGCGGGCCGGGAGCGGCCGCCGTCCCTCCCGTCGACGTTCGTCACCACGCCGATGCGGCCGATGATCCCGCCGTCCGTGGCCGAGGACGAAGAGGCGGAATCCGCGCGGGAGTCCGTGCGCGCGTCCGAACGGCAGTCCGCACCGCGTCCCGGACAGCGGTCCGCGCCGGAGGACGTGCCGTCACACCCGGCGGGCGGAGTCCGTGGTGAGCGCCCCGACCCGGTCTGA